A genomic segment from Lasioglossum baleicum chromosome 5, iyLasBale1, whole genome shotgun sequence encodes:
- the LOC143208922 gene encoding integrin alpha-9 isoform X4: MIILNFIDFQSKIWYNPLCGFSIHYASATQDESKKRIIGKPVNDICGSVEIVQNESRLSIELPSADELSQFGKVLHYYCFESAYISFLEETHLHEQHASGYSVESGNFFKKNRLLYVGGAPGWHYVGQVAILDATANSSIVARLQGNSTGEFFGASLAVGDVNNDGLDDLIVGAPYWGQDNGKVYCYFGSSKGQFEEKNSISLEGTVEGGHFGYAISSGDLDADGFDDIIVGAPWEDSGVIYIYNGGSDLKKQKLQPSQRITPPIIQSNVQRKIHRFGFSTSKPVDVDGNGYLDIPVGAYKSGHAFLLRSKPVIKTELAISVAPNVLERDARHFSINMCLRYSGHNIENLRGVKSKITLTIDEQYKQTTEIVNIESSNFSIPCFRVPVNVSTNIRDFIKPIYILARHDFINNTSKRFCAFCPVERRNNKLNVAQTFLTFNIDCGPDTVCTSNISVAAKFDSVRDNNTWVIGGSTDVKLKVNLKNHGEPAYLAMLRFAIPNGIQLRSILPSCQLEDDSSKTNLLVACGVGNPLWRGEEKNITLDLDMKNLIYHSIHDHKLNFSITFTTRSKNEGMQNITKTLNLINQVSLSLNGKANAEAYYLSAITDAASNSNFNSNISFQHTYQVYKLGATPIDTARLIIKVPVAITNNSDPLIRIYKPQIHVLGQLFECSSEDSLLDCNNELTDVRREPSLDQFNTYAAETNKMRQTVDYLKIKRSTNETSFQFDDILEFQNESIINDLLYMNCSTLGVYCTTIVCNLNALKTLQDIGKVSIKVVLNVEKLKDALAIDKAALKFATETTVEILKPAARVPVNGTKSTMELVTMFYNAPKRTELKLWIVIASVSVGLVLLIIVVAVLSMLGFFKRKGKQTNNEIPEEEIEVSAATIKPTTNDI, from the exons ATGATAATCTTGAATTTCA TAGATTTTCAATCAAAGATTTGGTACAACCCATTGTGTGGGTTCTCCATTCACTATGCTTCGGCAACG CAAGATGAAAGCAAGAAACGTATTATAGGAAAGCCTGTAAATGACATTTGCGGCAGTGTAGAGATAGTGCAGAATGAATCAAGACTCTCAATTGAATTACCGTCAGCCGACGAGTTATCTCAATTTGGTAAGGTTCTTCATTATTATTGTTTCGAGTCTGCGTATATTTCCTTCCTCGAAGAAACGCATTTACATGAACAGCACGCTTCAGGGTATAGCGTCGAGTCtggcaatttttttaaaaagaatcGGTTACTTTATGTCGGTGGTGCGCCTGGCTGGCATTACGTAGGGCAA GTAGCAATACTTGACGCAACAGCGAACTCGTCCATCGTGGCCAGGTTACAAGGTAACAGTACGGGTGAGTTTTTTGGAGCAAGCTTAGCTGTGGGTGACGTGAACAACGATGGCTTGGATGATCTTATCGTTGGAGCACCCTATTGGGGACAAGATAATGGCAAAGTGTATTGCTACTTCGGCAGTTCCAAG GGCCAATTCGAAGAGAAGAATTCAATATCCCTCGAAGGAACTGTGGAAGGTGGTCATTTTGGATACGCGATATCCAGCGGTGACTTAGATGCCGACGGATTTGACG ATATCATTGTGGGGGCACCTTGGGAAGACTCTGGagtgatatacatatacaacggTGGTTCGGATCTAAAAAAACAGAAGCTGCAACCGTCACAACGAATTACACCGCCTATAATTCAATCCAATGTTCAACGCAAAATTCACAGATTCGGGTTCTCGACGTCGAAACCGGTTGACGTTGATGGAAACGG ATATTTGGACATTCCAGTAGGAGCATACAAATCGGGTCACGCTTTTCTGCTTCGTAGTAAACCGGTGATCAAAACGGAACTTGCAATTAGCGTTGCGCCAAATGTTTTAGAGCGAGATGCTAGACACTTTTCAATTAATATGTGCCTACGGTATAGTGGACATAACATAGAAAATTTACGAG GTGTAAAATCTAAGATCACGCTTACCATAGACGAACAATACAAGCAAACTACCGAAATTGTAAACATAGAGTCTTCCAATTTTTCGATCCCGTGCTTTAGAGTGCCAGTCAACGTCTCG ACGAACATAAGAGACTTTATCAAGCCAATCTATATTCTTGCGAGGCATGATTTCATAAACAACACATCTAAACGCTTCTGCGCATTCTGTCCTGTGGaaagaagaaataataaattgaatgttgCTCAAACCTTTCTTACTTTTAATATCGACTGCGGGCCAGACACGGTTTGCACCTCTAACATATCTGTCGCAGCAAAGTTCGACAGTGTTCG cGACAATAATACGTGGGTGATCGGCGGTTCGACCGATGTAAAGTTAAAAGTCAATTTGAAGAATCACGGAGAACCGGCTTATCTCGCTATGCTTCGGTTCGCTATTCCAAATGGCATACAGCTGCGTAGCATTTTACCTTCTTGTCAATTGGAAGACGACAGTTCGAAAACAAATTTATTAGTAGCCTGTGGAGTGGGTAACCCTTTATGGAGAGGAGAAGAAAAGAATATTACTTTAGATCTTGACATGAAAAATCTAATTTATCACTCGATACACGATCACAAGTTAAATTTTTCCATAACATTTACAACCCGCAGTAAAAACGAAGGGATGCAGAATATAACGAAAACTCTTAACTTAATCAACCAAGTTTCTCTATCTTTGAACGG GAAAGCAAACGCAGAAGCATATTACTTGTCCGCCATTACGGATGCTgcttccaattccaatttcaattccaatatcAGTTTCCAACACACTTACCAAGTGTACAAACTCGGCGCAACACCTATAGACACCGCACGACTCATTATTAAAGTACCGGTAGCTATTACCAACAACTCGGATCCTCTGATTCGCATATACAAACCCCAG ATACATGTGTTGGGACAACTGTTTGAATGTTCCTCGGAAGACAGTTTACTAGATTGTAATAACGAACTGACCGATGTGAGAAGAGAACCGTCACTAGATCAATTTAATACGTACGCTGCTGAAACAAACAAAATGCGACAGACCGTCGACTacttgaaaattaaaagaaGTACGAACGAAACGAGTTTTCAGTTTGACGATATATTGGAATTTCAGAACGAAAGCATTATTAACGATCTTCTGTATATGAATTGTTCAACTCTTGGTGTGTATTGTACAACTATCGTATGCAACTTGAACGCATTGAAGACGTTGCAAGACATTGGAAAAGTGTCGATCAAAGTAGTCTTAAATGTCGAAAAACTGAAAg ATGCTCTCGCAATCGACAAAGCTGCTTTGAAGTTTGCCACTGAAACCACAGTAGAAATACTAAAACCAGCTGCGAGGGTTCCCGTTAACGGAACGAA ATCCACAATGGAGCTTGTAACAATGTTTTATAACGCTCCGAAAAGGACGGAATTGAAATTATGGATAGTTATAGCTTCTGTGTCGGTGGGGCTAGTATTATTAATCATTGTCGTTGCGGTTTTAAGTAtg TTGGGTTTCTTTAAGAGAAAAGGCAAACAAACGAATAACGAA aTCCCGGAAGAAGAAATCGAGGTAAGCGCCGCTACAATTAAACCGACAACCAATGACATTTAG
- the LOC143208922 gene encoding integrin alpha-9 isoform X5: protein MRTTDCHFQSKIWYNPLCGFSIHYASATQDESKKRIIGKPVNDICGSVEIVQNESRLSIELPSADELSQFGKVLHYYCFESAYISFLEETHLHEQHASGYSVESGNFFKKNRLLYVGGAPGWHYVGQVAILDATANSSIVARLQGNSTGEFFGASLAVGDVNNDGLDDLIVGAPYWGQDNGKVYCYFGSSKGQFEEKNSISLEGTVEGGHFGYAISSGDLDADGFDDIIVGAPWEDSGVIYIYNGGSDLKKQKLQPSQRITPPIIQSNVQRKIHRFGFSTSKPVDVDGNGYLDIPVGAYKSGHAFLLRSKPVIKTELAISVAPNVLERDARHFSINMCLRYSGHNIENLRGVKSKITLTIDEQYKQTTEIVNIESSNFSIPCFRVPVNVSTNIRDFIKPIYILARHDFINNTSKRFCAFCPVERRNNKLNVAQTFLTFNIDCGPDTVCTSNISVAAKFDSVRDNNTWVIGGSTDVKLKVNLKNHGEPAYLAMLRFAIPNGIQLRSILPSCQLEDDSSKTNLLVACGVGNPLWRGEEKNITLDLDMKNLIYHSIHDHKLNFSITFTTRSKNEGMQNITKTLNLINQVSLSLNGKANAEAYYLSAITDAASNSNFNSNISFQHTYQVYKLGATPIDTARLIIKVPVAITNNSDPLIRIYKPQIHVLGQLFECSSEDSLLDCNNELTDVRREPSLDQFNTYAAETNKMRQTVDYLKIKRSTNETSFQFDDILEFQNESIINDLLYMNCSTLGVYCTTIVCNLNALKTLQDIGKVSIKVVLNVEKLKDALAIDKAALKFATETTVEILKPAARVPVNGTKSTMELVTMFYNAPKRTELKLWIVIASVSVGLVLLIIVVAVLSMLGFFKRKGKQTNNEIPEEEIEVSAATIKPTTNDI, encoded by the exons atgcgCACCACGGACTGTC ATTTTCAATCAAAGATTTGGTACAACCCATTGTGTGGGTTCTCCATTCACTATGCTTCGGCAACG CAAGATGAAAGCAAGAAACGTATTATAGGAAAGCCTGTAAATGACATTTGCGGCAGTGTAGAGATAGTGCAGAATGAATCAAGACTCTCAATTGAATTACCGTCAGCCGACGAGTTATCTCAATTTGGTAAGGTTCTTCATTATTATTGTTTCGAGTCTGCGTATATTTCCTTCCTCGAAGAAACGCATTTACATGAACAGCACGCTTCAGGGTATAGCGTCGAGTCtggcaatttttttaaaaagaatcGGTTACTTTATGTCGGTGGTGCGCCTGGCTGGCATTACGTAGGGCAA GTAGCAATACTTGACGCAACAGCGAACTCGTCCATCGTGGCCAGGTTACAAGGTAACAGTACGGGTGAGTTTTTTGGAGCAAGCTTAGCTGTGGGTGACGTGAACAACGATGGCTTGGATGATCTTATCGTTGGAGCACCCTATTGGGGACAAGATAATGGCAAAGTGTATTGCTACTTCGGCAGTTCCAAG GGCCAATTCGAAGAGAAGAATTCAATATCCCTCGAAGGAACTGTGGAAGGTGGTCATTTTGGATACGCGATATCCAGCGGTGACTTAGATGCCGACGGATTTGACG ATATCATTGTGGGGGCACCTTGGGAAGACTCTGGagtgatatacatatacaacggTGGTTCGGATCTAAAAAAACAGAAGCTGCAACCGTCACAACGAATTACACCGCCTATAATTCAATCCAATGTTCAACGCAAAATTCACAGATTCGGGTTCTCGACGTCGAAACCGGTTGACGTTGATGGAAACGG ATATTTGGACATTCCAGTAGGAGCATACAAATCGGGTCACGCTTTTCTGCTTCGTAGTAAACCGGTGATCAAAACGGAACTTGCAATTAGCGTTGCGCCAAATGTTTTAGAGCGAGATGCTAGACACTTTTCAATTAATATGTGCCTACGGTATAGTGGACATAACATAGAAAATTTACGAG GTGTAAAATCTAAGATCACGCTTACCATAGACGAACAATACAAGCAAACTACCGAAATTGTAAACATAGAGTCTTCCAATTTTTCGATCCCGTGCTTTAGAGTGCCAGTCAACGTCTCG ACGAACATAAGAGACTTTATCAAGCCAATCTATATTCTTGCGAGGCATGATTTCATAAACAACACATCTAAACGCTTCTGCGCATTCTGTCCTGTGGaaagaagaaataataaattgaatgttgCTCAAACCTTTCTTACTTTTAATATCGACTGCGGGCCAGACACGGTTTGCACCTCTAACATATCTGTCGCAGCAAAGTTCGACAGTGTTCG cGACAATAATACGTGGGTGATCGGCGGTTCGACCGATGTAAAGTTAAAAGTCAATTTGAAGAATCACGGAGAACCGGCTTATCTCGCTATGCTTCGGTTCGCTATTCCAAATGGCATACAGCTGCGTAGCATTTTACCTTCTTGTCAATTGGAAGACGACAGTTCGAAAACAAATTTATTAGTAGCCTGTGGAGTGGGTAACCCTTTATGGAGAGGAGAAGAAAAGAATATTACTTTAGATCTTGACATGAAAAATCTAATTTATCACTCGATACACGATCACAAGTTAAATTTTTCCATAACATTTACAACCCGCAGTAAAAACGAAGGGATGCAGAATATAACGAAAACTCTTAACTTAATCAACCAAGTTTCTCTATCTTTGAACGG GAAAGCAAACGCAGAAGCATATTACTTGTCCGCCATTACGGATGCTgcttccaattccaatttcaattccaatatcAGTTTCCAACACACTTACCAAGTGTACAAACTCGGCGCAACACCTATAGACACCGCACGACTCATTATTAAAGTACCGGTAGCTATTACCAACAACTCGGATCCTCTGATTCGCATATACAAACCCCAG ATACATGTGTTGGGACAACTGTTTGAATGTTCCTCGGAAGACAGTTTACTAGATTGTAATAACGAACTGACCGATGTGAGAAGAGAACCGTCACTAGATCAATTTAATACGTACGCTGCTGAAACAAACAAAATGCGACAGACCGTCGACTacttgaaaattaaaagaaGTACGAACGAAACGAGTTTTCAGTTTGACGATATATTGGAATTTCAGAACGAAAGCATTATTAACGATCTTCTGTATATGAATTGTTCAACTCTTGGTGTGTATTGTACAACTATCGTATGCAACTTGAACGCATTGAAGACGTTGCAAGACATTGGAAAAGTGTCGATCAAAGTAGTCTTAAATGTCGAAAAACTGAAAg ATGCTCTCGCAATCGACAAAGCTGCTTTGAAGTTTGCCACTGAAACCACAGTAGAAATACTAAAACCAGCTGCGAGGGTTCCCGTTAACGGAACGAA ATCCACAATGGAGCTTGTAACAATGTTTTATAACGCTCCGAAAAGGACGGAATTGAAATTATGGATAGTTATAGCTTCTGTGTCGGTGGGGCTAGTATTATTAATCATTGTCGTTGCGGTTTTAAGTAtg TTGGGTTTCTTTAAGAGAAAAGGCAAACAAACGAATAACGAA aTCCCGGAAGAAGAAATCGAGGTAAGCGCCGCTACAATTAAACCGACAACCAATGACATTTAG